The DNA window ATGGTTCTCACATGGAGGTTTCGGCATTCCATCGAGGTCGTGAACTGGTTGGAGTGACAATCCAGTACGATTCATACGTCGGAAGTCTAATCCGCCACGCGAGCTTGTGTTTGTGAGGGCAGTATCTGTGTTGGTCGCTGTTATTGAGTGTATCTTGGATCTGTGTTTATGGCGCGTTGTATGAGCCCTGCGCTATTAAGCACACATAGGTCCCGATAGGCAAGAGAAAATGGCATGTGCATTATTGGACTATGTTAGTACCTAGTTATCAATTCTCCATAAACGTGTTCTGTGCTCTAGCAGAAAGTTGGCCTCCTGGGACTTAGGAtgtaaaaataaacagcctaagagtaatagtctaaagagcataagatgacctactaattttgtcCTTTATGTTTCCAgcagccaattcttctgacaccctgaggccTACCTATAGATGTGGCGCTTACCCCAGACCACGCCACACTTAAACCCAAATCCATCTCAGCCTCGTCACCAAAGCTTCACGCATTTAAACATTACCAGCCCATTCTCTACTTCGGAGCTCTGCCCAAATTGGATATTCCTACTCTCACTGAACACACACCAATCTTGAGCGCCTAACTGCGCAGACCATAAGCGCCATGGCTGCTGAAACTCCCAAGCTTCTCTGGAACCCTGATAACGTCAAGGATGTCGCAGAGTCGGTCGGCATCAGCTCCCTCAACGAAGAGGCCCTCAAGTGTTTGACTCAGGATGTTGAATACCGCGTTGGTCAGGTCATTGTTGAAGCTCTGCGATTCATGCGCGCATCGCGCCGAACAACTCTCACCGTAAACGACATCTCGCTCGCGCTCAAGGCGCTTGATGTCGAACCCCTCTACGGCTACGATTCTACGCGTCCGCTGCGTTACGGCGAGGCCAGTCTTGGTCCAGGTCAACCGCTTTTCTAtattgaagatgaggagattGATTTCGAGAAACTCATCAATGCACCTCTACCCAAGGTACCGCGCGACATGGGTTTTACAGGTAAGTCTTTCGTTTCGACCAGTCGAATCATACTAATCAAGTCTCAGCGCACTGGCTCGCTATCGAAGGAGTTCAGCCCTCCATCCCTCAAAACCCTACGACGTCCGAATCTCGATCGCAAGAACTTCTTCCCAAGGGCCCTGGTGCCAACCCCGCTTTGTCTGCTCTCGCAGGCAACGACAATGTCTCCATGAAGCCCTCTGTCAAGCACATCGTGAGCAAGGAGCTCATACTCTACTTTGATAAAATCCAAGCCGCTGTTCTTGACGATAATCCTGATGAAGAGGTGGTGCGCCTTAGACAGGCTGCTCTGGGTTCCGTGAGAGACGACCCGGGTCTCCATCAGCTTATCCCGTACTTTATCACGTTCATCATGGATCGCGTGACACACCATTTGGACGATACCTTCACTCTCAGACAAATGATGGAATTGACAAATGCTCTAATAGAGAACAAGAGCCTTTTCCTTGACCCCTACGCCAGTCCACTTTCAGCACCCGCCCTCACTTGTCTGATGGCCAGAAAATTGGGCACTGAAGAGGGTACCGACGCTCTAAAGGAGCAATACGACCTCCGACAGCTGGCAGCGTCCCTGGTTGGACAAATCGCACGCAAATACTCGGCCTCAAACACACTTCTTCGACCCAAACTTACACGAACATGTCTCAAATATTTCCTCGATCCTACCAAACCCCCTGCCGTCCTCTATGGTGCCATCTATGGTCTACTCCAAGCAGGTGGCCCAGAAGCTATTCGCGTTCTGGTTCTGCGAAACCTCAAGACTTTCGATTCAGGCATCCTTCAACCTCTCAAGGAAAAGGCAGAGGGTACAATGGATTACGAGATGCTGGTTCAAGGCATCATACAGGCTGTCGCCTCGCTGGCGGATCACATCAGCTCAGATGCCAACGGCATCAACGGTACAACCAGCGTGGAGGGCGAGGTGTCTGAGCTGAAGGAGTTTATTGGGCCCATCGTTGGAGAGAAGATTGCTTCCTCTGGTAACCGGAGGTTGATACGTACAATCTTAGACGCTCGAAATTTGGAGTAGGTAGAAATGAAAATGATCATGGCAGGCGAATGGCGTTTGGTTTGGGTCGCGAAATACCTTACAACGATATTTTAGAAAACAAGCCCAGCATTTTAAGGCGCTTTTATACATAATAAAATTGTTTGCTAAAAGTCAGATGCCTTTCGGCTAAATACTCGTACACGAGTTTTGTCTCTTCCCTACTCCTCCCGGATATCCCTTGCAACTTGTATCATCCACTGCGCATGTTGCTTATTTCCCTCTATTCCACTCTTCTATTTTCGATATTTGGTATCTTACAGGAAAGCAACCAGACCAATAGCGCCGAGGACGCTGGCAGCCCAGACGTACTTGTCAGCCTGGATGATGGTTGACTTGGCGAAACCCTTGCCGGCGTCGTAGAGAAGGTGCTTGACACCGCTGATGGCGTGGTAGACAAAGGGGAAACCGAGAGTGAACTTGAGACCACCCTTGACAGCGAGGGGAAGACCGGCGACGAAGCTAGCGATGCTCAAGCTCTCGAGGTGGAGACCGACGACGGGAGCGGCGAGGTAGGCAATGGAGAAGCCGTAGAGAGTGACGGAGAGAGTAGAGCCGGTGATACGGTTCCAGGCGGAGCTACCGAACCATGTCTGCTCGAGCTTGTAGATGGCCAGATGGGGGGAGACGGGTCGGTTGAGGCGCTGGTTAACGAGAATTTGTTGGCCCTCCTCTTGAGAAACCTTGACGGAACCAGTAGAAGCGCTATGCACGTTAGATTgcgaaagctcaattacGCTCATGGACGTACCGgtgaggagaagaagtaGAGATACCAGCAGCCAGAGCGCTCTTGGAGATGTTCTGAGCAAAGAAAGGCTTGGCCGCGCCTAAGTAGAGAGTTCCATTAGCGATCCGTAGTACTTGAGGTTATTCGCTTATGCGCTGTACCTGAGCGGAGGGCGTTGACGCCAACACGTTGAGCGAGCATCGTGGCGAGGATTATTTATTCGGATTCGAGGGAAAGAGGTTCGTCCAACGATATTGTCGGCGTCGTTACTCCAAAGAGGGCAGGTATAGAGGGatcgatgatgatggcttcCTATTCTCGAGTATCGGAACGGACTCTCTCGGCTTCTCGGTCCACACGACCAATAGGAAGCTATCAATTCCTCATCTCGGGACGCACGTGTGATCCACACCTCACGTGCAACTGACATGACTAAGCATAGTTGAGGTTTATTGTCTTTTGAAATTTTCTGCTGCATGTGAatcctctttctttttttccctttcttcttcagaTAGCAAGAACGTTCGTCACACGCTGTCTAGTAGAGAGTGGGCAGCATTGTTGACAGGGTCTTTGGACTTTTGGACGTTCTTAGAAGAATATTGGGAAATTGGATCCGTCGTTAATCTCGACACCTAGTGATCCCGTCTAGGTGTCGTTTCATTTTTGAGATCTACATTCTTTTCGCTTGATGTATCATTGTTTCACTGTAGCCTTCCACTGCCTGAGTCTGACTATTCTGGGCTATTTCTGTCTTCTGAAAATTGCTACGTCCTTACTGT is part of the Fusarium poae strain DAOMC 252244 chromosome 4, whole genome shotgun sequence genome and encodes:
- a CDS encoding hypothetical protein (BUSCO:21549at5125), with product MAAETPKLLWNPDNVKDVAESVGISSLNEEALKCLTQDVEYRVGQVIVEALRFMRASRRTTLTVNDISLALKALDVEPLYGYDSTRPLRYGEASLGPGQPLFYIEDEEIDFEKLINAPLPKVPRDMGFTAHWLAIEGVQPSIPQNPTTSESRSQELLPKGPGANPALSALAGNDNVSMKPSVKHIVSKELILYFDKIQAAVLDDNPDEEVVRLRQAALGSVRDDPGLHQLIPYFITFIMDRVTHHLDDTFTLRQMMELTNALIENKSLFLDPYASPLSAPALTCLMARKLGTEEGTDALKEQYDLRQLAASLVGQIARKYSASNTLLRPKLTRTCLKYFLDPTKPPAVLYGAIYGLLQAGGPEAIRVLVLRNLKTFDSGILQPLKEKAEGTMDYEMLVQGIIQAVASLADHISSDANGINGTTSVEGEVSELKEFIGPIVGEKIASSGNRRLIRTILDARNLE